The nucleotide window GGCGCTGAGCCAGGGCCACCACCAAATGTTCCTGTCCGATCCATCTCGCCGGCGCTCCAGGCTCGAGCCTCAAGCGCCTCAGCGAGGTCTGTACAGTCGACTGGCTCTCGCAGGATGAACCGTGAAGTGAGTATACCGTAATGCTCAGCGTGGGCAAGAGTGTGCCCCTGCCGAGCCCTGCCTGCCCCACGTTCCATACCCAATTGCAAAGCAAGATGCTGACGCTCCATGATCTCTCAGGGTTCCGGTAGCGGTTCAAATATGCCTCTATCGCAGATCGAAAAGAGCGTCACACACCTTCTCGTCGCAACAaaacagcttcttgagacctTGACCCAATGGTCGCGCGGACAAGCTACCGATAGCCAAGTGTCTGACGTTTACGTGCGCTTGGGTTATGAATTCAATATGGCGTGTCGCGCATTCACGGCCATCCACGTTGACACATCTGATTTAGGAAACGTACCCGATCTACTGCGACATATTCTCGAAGCGACGTTGAGCCAAGAGGCGAGTGCCGAGAGTTTGGAGAAATATTTGCCTAGGATCCGGGACATCATTATTAATCTGTTACACGGCCTCAAGCGCAAACAACAGAAGCTCCGCCAGAAGCAAGCTCGGGACCGCGACGGCCATGCACCTCCCGACAGGGCAACCAGCGTCAGTACCGTTGGAAGCGGCAACAGCGGACTCACCAACATGTTAGAAGAGGGTCTGGAGACTGGCTTCCAGCCCGACTCGCAACCGACTGATTCTTTGCGCCAGTCGGGCGGCAGTACCAACCAGTCCCCACGTCGCTTTAATGCTCAGCGAGAATCCTCTCGAGCATCCGCCATATCAGAGCAGTCTTCCCTCTCTAGCAACACGATGCAAAGTATGCCCGTTGTTCCACCTTATCCAGAGGGCGAAAGTAGTATCCCTACTGGACCTCCAGCGCCTCCTGGACCACCTGGAGGAGAGTTAAATATCGATTCGTTTCCTCCGCCCCCACCACCTCCGCCCGATAATACTTCGAGTGCCTTGGCCGCTCTGCAGAAAGGTGGTGATTTGGAAAGACGAGCTTCACGCAGATATTCTCAATACCAAATATCCAAGCATCTTGGAGGTGCTAATGGTGTACCGATTCTTCCACCGCAGAATTCACCTGTGCCAAACCGAGGAAGAAAGGAAGTTCGAGAATCTCTGCGAGCAGTTCAAGGTCGACAGTCTATACGCCACAACCGTAATACCTCCAGCCAGTCTCTGCGCACTACAGCTCCTGCCGAAGATTCTCCCGTCAGGATACCAGACAGTGTTTCTGAGGAATCTTCATTAGCAGAATTACCCGCAAAGCCAGATCCTCCCACGGTGCAAACACCCGATGAAGCATATGCTGCCAGCGCAACACTCAGTGGGCCCCCCACTGATCCTATGTTTTTCAACGATGATGCCCCAGAGACGCCGAAAGTCGAGAAGCCAAAGGCCGAACCTGAAGTTGCTCCCACACCACAGCAAAAGCCCACCGAGACCTCATACTTCCAAGATTCGCCCCCTCCAACTCCCACGAAGGATCTGACCTTGTTCCTCCAGTACAAGTCCAAGGTAAAGAAGTTTGTTCTGCCGGAGGGACGCGCCGAGCTTACCATTGGACGGCTTCAACTCGCATTTATCGAGAAGTTTTCTTGGAATACACAACACAACGGCGCAGATCTCCCTGAAATCTACATCCAAGACCCGGTTTCTGGTGTACGACACGAATTGGAGGATCTCGCGGATGTCAAAGACCGGACTGTTCTGGTGCTCAATGTCGAGGCTCTTGACGAAGTCAAGAAACATATCGACGATGGAATTGCATCCTTGACCGAAATTGTTCGGGATGTCAAGCAGACAGTGACGGATCAAGGAGCTGCACTTCAACGAGTTTCAGACCGACAACAAGAGGCTGCCAACGAAATGGCTCGACTGGCACTG belongs to Fusarium musae strain F31 chromosome 9, whole genome shotgun sequence and includes:
- a CDS encoding hypothetical protein (EggNog:ENOG41~BUSCO:EOG09261I1I), whose protein sequence is MQAPSSGSQRAFAHRRSPGAEPGPPPNVPVRSISPALQARASSASARSVQSTGSRRMNREGSGSGSNMPLSQIEKSVTHLLVATKQLLETLTQWSRGQATDSQVSDVYVRLGYEFNMACRAFTAIHVDTSDLGNVPDLLRHILEATLSQEASAESLEKYLPRIRDIIINLLHGLKRKQQKLRQKQARDRDGHAPPDRATSVSTVGSGNSGLTNMLEEGLETGFQPDSQPTDSLRQSGGSTNQSPRRFNAQRESSRASAISEQSSLSSNTMQSMPVVPPYPEGESSIPTGPPAPPGPPGGELNIDSFPPPPPPPPDNTSSALAALQKGGDLERRASRRYSQYQISKHLGGANGVPILPPQNSPVPNRGRKEVRESLRAVQGRQSIRHNRNTSSQSLRTTAPAEDSPVRIPDSVSEESSLAELPAKPDPPTVQTPDEAYAASATLSGPPTDPMFFNDDAPETPKVEKPKAEPEVAPTPQQKPTETSYFQDSPPPTPTKDLTLFLQYKSKVKKFVLPEGRAELTIGRLQLAFIEKFSWNTQHNGADLPEIYIQDPVSGVRHELEDLADVKDRTVLVLNVEALDEVKKHIDDGIASLTEIVRDVKQTVTDQGAALQRVSDRQQEAANEMARLALSPPSTSHSSDGTKTQFSSGRKLDSSHLGELKTLRRDLAIMRQTYSNFQADIQDSMATIRAKAANVKVATAKAAIPDIEGDAGYSYVTSGRKQLNSDSDRLVGKVDDLQDLIEDLRKDVVHRGVRPLPRQLDSVGKDIATLTKELKRMEEYMTQEKPIWTKIWEKELEDVCQGRDELRLMEDLLVDLRDDLEKASETFTLVEQATKEQMKDNGTGASAGSARQFSKGLINLGNSADQSAAKEGVLGEVRALQPNHEDRLEAIERAEKLRQKELATRQVNPLHREITNFVADGKLKKSGGFEEVERARKAKDDRIRREVWQRQNGIIPENPIGEEGADAEADLEDEDAAFLRELEEEEARQAQAQAEAEAEAEANQPPPPPPKDEDDKQPDRPNGA